TAAACTTTAATCTAGACGGTCCAAATGCTTTTCCCTTGGTCAGTTTAGGAGCGAGAAATCAGAGAAATTGTTTTATGTGCCTTCTCTTTATTTACAGGATTAGCGAGCATGGAATGGAAGGAAGAGCACGATCTCCTTCTCTGCCGGGAAATACTCGTCTGTCAGCCAtacaaattcaaagaaagaacGGTCGAAAGAGGCAAAATTTGGGAAGAAATTTCGAATCACCTTAATACCTGTGAGACCGCCAAATTCCGTGTAAACAAGCGATCTGTAAGAGAGCGATTCAAATTGATCAAGGAAAAGTTTAAGCGTAAAATTCGAGAGGAGGAAAATTCGTCGGGGATTGACGTGGAACCCACTTCGGAGCTCGAACAAGCCCTAGAAGAAATTTGCTCTTTGGAAGAATCTTTCCCGGTTGAAGAGAAAGAATCCAAGCAAGCCAAAGGAGAAGAAAATAAGCACAAagcacaagaaattcgaaaaaaaGCGATGGAGAGCTATGGTCAGACCAAATCAAGAATTGCCGGAGATGAAGCTCCCATGGAAcctaagaagaaaaagagaagaggaGGCAATGATTCCATTGAATTTCTCAGAGAAAAATCTCAACTAGAGCTTGAAGTCAGGAAGAGGGAGTTTAAAGAAAAGAGAGAGCTTAAAGAAAAGGAGACAGCCCGATCGTTTGAGCAGCAAAGGGAGATGATGCAATTGatgcagcagcaacaacaaaatatgATGGAGCTACTGTCGAAACTGGTAAACAAGTGACTTTTACAATGACTGTAATTGTCTTTCAAAATAGCTCGGTACAGCTATGTTAATTTGTGTTTATCTATTAAATTGGTAAACACTGAGGTCGGACTACTGAGCCTTTCTAGTAACAGTGAGTGTAATTACAGCCTTTATCTTGTTATCTCGGCAGCTTTGTTTCTTCTATTAAAATTGTGCTTGAATAATATTTGACTGTTAATAAAGTGTTTGATTCCTTTATCTTCGAAAAAAGTCGATGAATTATCGAAACGTTGTTTAACTACCTTTAACTGATTTCAGAGCTCAATTTTTGGTCAGCAGTTTGTGGAAAGATGACTTAAAATTGTTCAAGAGAAGTATTCCTCCAGTGTGGGAGGATCCAGCTCGAAAAAACTTGAAGTTGAATTTCCGTAAAGGCAAGTTAACGCATTTCTTAACAGGGCACACACGACATACAATTTTCCGATCGAGCTTAGAcctattttaaggttttttttaaagtccatAAACTTGAAATACTCCACATGTCTCCAAACAACCACTCGACTGACGTACGCACATTCGACATAGAATCATTGAAGGCTTCCATTTGCGCTGTCAGGGCGGCCCCTCTGAACGGTGCCATGAGATTTACCCTTAAAGGATAGGCCAGGTCTCCGTATATGCACATCTGTTGGCCAGTTGGGGATACAGCGTTGTGCTCCAAAGCGGTGAGAAAATTAGAGTCGGCCAACATGGCAGCATCATGATTCTTTCCCTCTGAAAAACCAATTGTTCAACTGATAAATTTTTCTAAGCCAAAACTGGTGacttaaaaccaaaaacaaaagagactgTAGGAATAACTAGACTTACCCACAGGACCGAACAAATGTCCAATAACCCCATTAGGAAGAGCAACAGCCTGAAATTTAAGAGCATGTACCCTCTTGTGCCCGTTATAAACAAGCCGTTGGTGTTCCCCCGGCCTGCAAATCGGGCGGACAGTTCCGTCTACAAACCCAAAACAGTTGTTAAGGGCAGCACCCTTGTCAGACACAGCATCAGAGTATTGTTGGATAGCAAATGGATTCAGGATATAATTATTCCAGGTTGTGATTCTGTGATGATGCAGATCGAAGATATAGTTGAGCACTATGTTCGATACCATACACAAAACAGGAACTGGTTTTGCAAATCTGCTGACCATGTCACTGTAACGACATGGATATGCGACGCGACGAAGAAGTATGCAAAGGCCTTCTATTCGGTCGCAAACACTGCCTTGTGGACTCGTAAAGGTGGGCGGTAATTGAAGAACATCAGCGAGACGTTCGATATCTCCTCTTTCAAACCTAAACTCCGCTTTACATTCGGCTTCACTGATGTTTTCGTCAAAGTTAAATTCCTCATACTCGTAGTAAGGCAACTCTAAATTAACTGGTTGATTTGTCTCATAAAGAAACATAAACTCTTCATCCGTTAATAGCCCTTCCGCGTAAGCAATAACAATCATTTCACGAGTCTTTCTTAAAGATGCCATGATGAACAAAACGTTGTCGTCCTCAACTTGAAATCTGCTCTTTAACGTGAAAAGTTTCCCGCCAAG
The sequence above is a segment of the Porites lutea chromosome 3, jaPorLute2.1, whole genome shotgun sequence genome. Coding sequences within it:
- the LOC140931367 gene encoding uncharacterized protein — protein: MEWKEEHDLLLCREILVCQPYKFKERTVERGKIWEEISNHLNTCETAKFRVNKRSVRERFKLIKEKFKRKIREEENSSGIDVEPTSELEQALEEICSLEESFPVEEKESKQAKGEENKHKAQEIRKKAMESYGQTKSRIAGDEAPMEPKKKKRRGGNDSIEFLREKSQLELEVRKREFKEKRELKEKETARSFEQQREMMQLMQQQQQNMMELLSKLVNK